A DNA window from Leptolyngbya sp. SIO1E4 contains the following coding sequences:
- a CDS encoding HlyD family efflux transporter periplasmic adaptor subunit, which translates to MRLPSSRLNLNRLVARFKPPPPGSEISQGKHKAKLRVLVPLGIVIVGAGLSVMYFLSRPQSITLPLSGRIEGYETDVGAKVSGRVEFVAVREGDQVSEGQVIAQLDDDEVQAQLDEAKAQVASAQQQERQARLQIEVLQSQIRRAQLNLEQSEGDTAGRVNQAEANLATAQAQLVETEAQLRAAQSDLELARLERDRYVQLAQSGAATQERADQAQTTFETTQAALSVREAAVVAAQRQVNAAEGNLTQAQTTRLNPDIRTAELNVLQKQLIQAESQLAAAQDNVARAEAAQREIEARMGYLTIASPLNGVVTARSAEPGEVVTTGHTLLSLIDLDTVYLRGFIPEGDIGNVRVGQAASVFLDSAPDQPLSARVIAIDTQASFTPENIYFREDRVQQVFGVRLGIENPEGFAKPGMPADGEIALDGL; encoded by the coding sequence ATGCGTCTACCAAGCTCCCGGCTCAATCTCAACCGCTTAGTCGCTCGGTTTAAGCCCCCTCCCCCTGGCTCTGAAATATCCCAGGGCAAACACAAAGCCAAGCTTCGCGTCCTGGTTCCATTAGGGATTGTGATAGTCGGTGCAGGGCTCTCGGTGATGTACTTCTTATCCCGACCCCAATCAATAACCCTGCCGTTGAGTGGTCGCATCGAAGGATATGAAACTGATGTGGGTGCAAAAGTATCGGGACGGGTTGAGTTTGTCGCTGTCAGAGAAGGGGATCAGGTCAGTGAGGGACAAGTCATTGCCCAACTAGATGATGACGAAGTGCAGGCTCAACTAGATGAGGCGAAAGCCCAAGTTGCGTCAGCCCAACAGCAGGAACGACAAGCTCGTTTGCAGATTGAGGTGCTACAAAGTCAGATTCGTCGGGCTCAGTTGAACCTGGAACAGTCCGAAGGAGACACAGCGGGTCGGGTTAACCAGGCTGAGGCTAACCTTGCCACCGCTCAGGCTCAACTCGTAGAGACAGAAGCTCAGTTGAGGGCTGCCCAATCAGATCTGGAACTGGCTAGATTGGAGCGCGATCGCTACGTCCAACTAGCCCAATCCGGTGCGGCTACTCAGGAGCGTGCCGACCAAGCACAAACGACGTTTGAAACCACCCAAGCCGCCCTCAGCGTTCGTGAAGCCGCTGTTGTCGCTGCCCAGAGACAGGTCAACGCTGCCGAAGGAAATTTAACTCAAGCCCAAACCACCCGTCTCAATCCAGACATCCGCACGGCTGAGTTGAATGTTTTGCAAAAACAATTGATTCAAGCCGAATCTCAGCTTGCAGCGGCACAAGACAACGTGGCCAGAGCTGAAGCGGCACAACGCGAGATTGAAGCTCGCATGGGTTATCTCACCATTGCAAGCCCCTTAAATGGGGTCGTCACTGCCCGCAGCGCAGAGCCCGGAGAAGTCGTCACGACAGGCCATACGCTGCTTTCGCTGATTGACCTGGATACTGTCTATCTCCGGGGCTTCATCCCGGAGGGCGACATTGGCAACGTTCGAGTGGGGCAAGCAGCCAGCGTTTTTCTCGATTCAGCCCCCGATCAGCCCCTTAGCGCCCGTGTCATTGCCATTGATACCCAAGCCTCCTTCACTCCCGAAAATATTTACTTCCGAGAAGACCGAGTGCAGCAGGTCTTCGGAGTCAGGCTCGGGATTGAGAATCCTGAAGGCTTCGCCAAACCCGGGA
- the psb28 gene encoding photosystem II reaction center protein Psb28, translating into MAALIPCVQIFKDVPEKVSSVSLRRDLSTGTYVAVMRFQTLASLAHFRCFGRRSGKTLYLIDTEGEILIAPFIKMLYGGPEGEDIRSVECQLEIGQDTHWERLMRFMHRYADANGLTFRETGSDRQSELLCS; encoded by the coding sequence ATGGCTGCTCTAATACCTTGTGTCCAAATCTTTAAAGACGTTCCTGAAAAAGTAAGCAGTGTGAGTCTAAGACGTGACCTGTCTACGGGAACCTATGTTGCCGTGATGAGATTTCAGACACTAGCTTCCTTAGCACATTTCCGATGTTTTGGAAGACGTTCAGGCAAGACGCTATACCTGATTGATACCGAAGGAGAAATCTTGATTGCCCCCTTTATCAAGATGCTCTATGGTGGGCCGGAGGGAGAAGATATCAGAAGCGTTGAATGCCAACTCGAAATCGGTCAAGATACCCATTGGGAGCGGCTCATGCGATTTATGCATCGCTATGCAGACGCCAATGGGCTAACCTTCAGAGAAACTGGGTCAGATAGACAGTCAGAATTACTCTGTAGCTGA
- a CDS encoding PAS domain S-box protein gives MQLLTVEQILDYQPLTVDPNTTVESVVEQMGQAAGRACQLAEVESNVPQPMSTASSSCALIVAENRLLGIFTERDLVRLVAEGAELDGVTVSEVMTHPVVALKRSEADSIFTVLSTLKQHRIRQLPIIDEAGALLGLVTQAGIRRAMHPFNFLKLRHVGEVMTREVIQAETTESLLELARRMTLHRVSCIVITQTRHQGNFLQEVPIGIVTERDIVQFQALGLSLTQTPAQTVMSTPLFLVHPQDTLWAAQQEMQQRHTRRLVVANEAGGLAGIVTQTSLLQILDPLEMLADIEQMQQLSEAQTSRLNEANQQLQRMNQVLQAEVVERCRLEAILQNARQVLEERVGLQAAQIVQTDEALQQVNQERQQAQAQLEQFFAVTPSLLCIAGLDGYFKRLNGFASILGYDTAELLARPFTSFIHPKDLAATQAEIKRLAAGELTIAFENRYRCKDGRYRWFSWNATASLEEQIIYAAAQDVTERKQLEDDLKQERNFIAAVLNTVGALVVVLDRTGQVVSFNNTCEQVSGYVASEVQGHPIWAVLIPPEERTDIQAVFHQLNQAQTPNQYENHWLCKDGTRRLINWSNTVLKDAAGVVEYVIGTGIDVTSQRQIERNLARQYRQGHVLSEIMRKIRESLDIKEILQTAVTEVRELLGCDRVLIIECGSEETGQVIQEAKRSGDVSPSLIGQQVSGLKLMSPSAATMLQACACEDLRSGRCSLCTAAFLEQWNTQSCIEAAIYVGDQLWGLITASECDRPRQWQAFEVDFVQQLADQIGVAISQAQLLNNLEARVKRRSQQLMQTNHQLRQEIQERVWIENALRESQQKLEGILDNADEAIISIDSQKRIVLYNQGAERIFGYTFDEVQNQRLDILLPEAFRQIYRQHVRNFALSSDTSRRIANRRRDVLGRRKTGEEFPAEASISKLHTKTGQLFTVILKDVTEQRQSEAALRRSEEQLRLTTDALPALICYVDTQQRYRFNNQTYEDWFQIPVRELQGRHVWEVMGDDYYALVKPHIEAVLSGQKSSFEAELTTPDGKPRCLMATYIPEMDDHGYIKGFFGLTNDISDRKATERMKDEFVSIVGHELRTPLTSIHGSLKILASKKLGTLTPQGQEFIEISLKNTQRLTRLINDVLDLERMESGRVAMLMQTCKLTELMTQAAQAIQAMAVDQNIQIIINVPELTVWADPDHIVQVVTNLLSNAIKFSSANTTVWLSAAKQEEGTLIQVKDQGRGIPPDKVETIFERFRQVDASDSRQLGGTGLGLAICKNIVQRHGGKIWVESTLGVGSTFFFTLPQA, from the coding sequence ATGCAACTTCTCACTGTTGAGCAAATACTGGACTATCAACCCCTAACGGTTGATCCAAACACAACGGTTGAGAGCGTGGTTGAGCAGATGGGCCAAGCGGCAGGCCGAGCCTGCCAACTCGCTGAAGTCGAATCTAATGTGCCCCAACCGATGTCTACAGCTTCTTCCAGCTGTGCCCTGATTGTGGCTGAAAACAGACTGCTTGGCATCTTTACCGAGCGCGATTTAGTGCGGTTGGTAGCCGAAGGGGCGGAGCTAGACGGAGTGACGGTTTCGGAGGTGATGACTCACCCTGTCGTTGCCCTTAAGCGCTCCGAGGCAGACAGCATTTTCACAGTGCTGTCTACCTTAAAGCAGCATCGGATTCGCCAATTGCCCATTATTGACGAGGCGGGTGCTTTGCTGGGACTTGTGACCCAAGCAGGCATTCGACGAGCCATGCACCCCTTCAACTTTCTTAAGCTCAGACATGTGGGCGAAGTCATGACCCGCGAGGTGATTCAGGCAGAAACTACCGAAAGCCTGCTGGAACTCGCTCGGCGGATGACTCTGCACCGGGTGAGTTGCATTGTGATCACCCAGACAAGGCATCAGGGAAATTTCTTGCAGGAAGTACCTATTGGCATCGTCACAGAACGAGATATTGTGCAGTTTCAAGCTTTGGGGCTATCCCTGACGCAAACCCCAGCTCAGACCGTGATGAGTACACCGCTCTTCTTGGTGCATCCGCAGGATACGCTTTGGGCGGCCCAACAAGAAATGCAGCAGCGACACACCCGTCGTTTGGTCGTAGCGAATGAAGCTGGAGGATTGGCCGGTATTGTGACTCAGACGAGCCTGTTGCAAATTTTAGACCCACTTGAGATGCTGGCCGATATTGAACAGATGCAGCAGCTGAGCGAGGCCCAAACCAGCAGATTGAATGAAGCGAACCAGCAGCTACAGCGAATGAATCAAGTGCTGCAGGCGGAAGTCGTTGAGCGTTGTCGATTAGAGGCGATTCTACAAAATGCGCGCCAAGTGCTGGAAGAACGCGTTGGGCTCCAAGCGGCTCAAATCGTTCAGACGGATGAGGCTCTCCAGCAGGTAAATCAGGAACGTCAGCAGGCTCAAGCGCAGCTAGAGCAATTCTTTGCAGTCACCCCCAGCCTGCTTTGCATTGCTGGCTTGGATGGTTATTTCAAGCGGCTCAACGGCTTTGCAAGTATTTTAGGCTACGATACTGCAGAACTGCTGGCACGCCCCTTTACAAGCTTTATCCATCCTAAAGATCTCGCCGCCACTCAGGCTGAGATCAAGCGTTTAGCCGCAGGGGAACTCACGATTGCTTTCGAGAATCGCTATCGCTGCAAAGATGGCCGCTATCGTTGGTTTAGCTGGAACGCAACGGCCTCCCTTGAGGAGCAAATTATTTACGCAGCGGCCCAAGACGTCACAGAGCGTAAACAGCTCGAAGATGATTTGAAGCAAGAGCGCAATTTCATTGCTGCAGTGCTAAACACGGTCGGTGCGCTAGTGGTGGTGCTGGATCGAACGGGGCAAGTTGTCAGTTTTAATAATACCTGTGAGCAGGTATCAGGCTATGTTGCCAGTGAGGTGCAGGGGCATCCGATTTGGGCGGTGTTGATTCCGCCTGAGGAAAGAACTGATATTCAAGCTGTCTTCCATCAGCTTAATCAAGCGCAAACGCCGAACCAGTACGAGAATCATTGGCTGTGTAAGGATGGGACCCGTCGGCTGATTAACTGGTCGAACACAGTCCTTAAGGACGCAGCGGGTGTTGTGGAGTATGTCATCGGTACCGGCATTGACGTAACCAGCCAGCGCCAAATCGAACGAAACTTGGCACGCCAGTACCGACAGGGACATGTGCTTAGTGAGATCATGCGCAAAATCCGCGAGTCTTTAGACATCAAGGAGATTTTACAGACCGCGGTTACCGAGGTTCGGGAGCTTTTGGGCTGCGATCGCGTGTTGATTATTGAGTGCGGCTCCGAAGAAACCGGCCAAGTCATCCAAGAAGCGAAGCGGTCAGGAGATGTCTCTCCTTCTCTGATTGGGCAGCAAGTTTCGGGCCTCAAGCTCATGTCCCCCTCAGCGGCTACGATGCTTCAGGCATGTGCCTGTGAAGATCTCAGGTCAGGCCGCTGTTCGCTTTGCACGGCAGCGTTTCTAGAACAATGGAATACTCAGTCCTGTATTGAAGCTGCCATTTATGTAGGCGATCAGCTGTGGGGATTAATCACCGCCAGTGAATGCGATCGCCCCCGTCAATGGCAAGCCTTTGAAGTTGATTTTGTACAGCAACTGGCGGATCAGATAGGAGTAGCCATCTCCCAAGCTCAGCTCTTAAATAACCTCGAAGCTCGGGTGAAGCGACGCTCTCAACAACTGATGCAAACGAATCATCAGCTGCGGCAGGAAATCCAGGAACGGGTTTGGATTGAAAATGCCCTGCGGGAGAGTCAGCAAAAATTAGAAGGTATTCTCGACAATGCCGATGAGGCTATCATTTCCATTGACAGTCAGAAGCGGATTGTTTTGTATAACCAGGGAGCTGAGCGGATTTTTGGCTACACCTTTGACGAGGTCCAAAACCAACGCCTTGATATTTTGCTGCCGGAAGCGTTCCGGCAAATCTATCGACAGCATGTCCGTAATTTTGCCCTGTCGTCAGATACCTCTCGACGAATAGCTAATCGCCGACGCGATGTGCTTGGACGGCGCAAAACGGGCGAAGAGTTTCCGGCGGAAGCTTCGATTTCAAAGTTACATACCAAGACGGGTCAGCTATTCACCGTCATCTTGAAGGATGTTACCGAGCAGCGACAATCGGAAGCGGCTCTACGCCGCAGTGAAGAACAACTGCGGCTAACCACAGATGCGCTGCCGGCGCTGATTTGTTATGTGGACACTCAGCAGCGCTATCGCTTTAATAACCAAACCTATGAAGACTGGTTTCAAATTCCGGTTAGAGAATTACAAGGTCGTCACGTTTGGGAGGTGATGGGAGATGACTATTACGCTCTCGTGAAACCTCATATTGAGGCAGTGCTATCAGGCCAAAAGTCCAGCTTTGAGGCAGAACTCACGACCCCTGACGGAAAACCGCGTTGCCTGATGGCAACCTACATTCCTGAGATGGATGACCACGGTTACATCAAAGGATTTTTTGGGCTAACGAATGATATTAGCGATCGCAAAGCCACCGAACGCATGAAAGATGAGTTTGTTTCTATCGTCGGTCATGAGTTACGCACACCGCTCACCTCGATTCATGGCTCCCTCAAAATCTTAGCCAGCAAGAAATTGGGCACACTGACGCCCCAAGGCCAAGAATTTATCGAGATTTCCCTGAAAAACACCCAGCGCCTCACGCGCCTCATCAACGACGTGTTGGACTTGGAGCGTATGGAATCTGGCCGTGTGGCCATGTTGATGCAGACCTGCAAGCTTACTGAACTTATGACTCAAGCAGCCCAAGCTATACAAGCAATGGCTGTCGACCAAAATATTCAAATTATCATCAATGTTCCAGAGTTGACAGTTTGGGCAGACCCTGACCACATCGTCCAAGTAGTCACAAATCTGCTCAGTAACGCCATTAAGTTTTCATCAGCCAATACGACCGTTTGGCTCAGTGCTGCCAAGCAAGAAGAGGGCACCCTTATTCAGGTCAAAGATCAAGGTCGCGGCATTCCACCCGATAAGGTAGAAACGATTTTTGAACGCTTCCGTCAAGTAGACGCCTCCGACTCGCGACAGCTTGGCGGTACCGGCCTAGGACTTGCCATCTGCAAAAATATTGTGCAGCGACATGGCGGTAAAATTTGGGTTGAAAGTACGCTCGGGGTTGGTAGTACTTTCTTCTTTACACTGCCACAAGCATAA
- a CDS encoding response regulator produces the protein MRILLVDDDEALMETLAESLIRQRYAVDIAVDGETAQEFLALFSYDLVVLDIRLPDAEGTSLCQQFRQQGVTCPILMLTAKDTSADKVQALDAGADDYVVKPFDFGELCARIRALLRRDSHVSTSDLQWGDLTLKPDTFEVFYGEHQLHTTPKEYALLELFLRHPNQVFSLNAIIEDIWLFEDPPSGDAVRTHIKGLRQKLKAGGAPKNFIETVYGLGYRLKALDSDVVPAQDILAPESQKPTESEIIAAVAKAWEVHQGTMQERLNVLEAAAAAMDVGQLSAELQHTSRSHAHKLAGSLGCFGFSEGSRIARELEHLLQLEVPLIGQHASQVSELVQSLRQNLASGSSQEVISAAISSAPQLLVVGADESLSQRLTDEAAAVGIRSMGTTNLTQAHAILQAHAPAGVLLWLDQAHFEEGMLFLEAIAQCSDKIPVLMVTDIQDFQQRLQMVQQGADVILPTSTAPRHAVKTVQQTLQIDRTSYKIVVVDDDVEVLDFLRTLLLPWGIQPTTLDDPSQLWSTLEAVQPQLLVLDVEMPEANGLELCQVLRADEKWRHLPVLFLTVHKDDKTQQQAFNVGADDFISKSAMTTGLPNRIVNRLQRAALNGTARSQL, from the coding sequence ATGCGAATACTACTGGTCGATGATGACGAAGCCCTGATGGAGACATTGGCGGAGAGTCTGATCAGACAACGCTATGCCGTTGATATTGCAGTTGATGGGGAAACGGCTCAGGAGTTTTTGGCGCTCTTCTCTTACGACCTCGTTGTTTTAGATATACGGCTGCCGGACGCAGAGGGCACTTCACTCTGTCAGCAGTTTCGTCAGCAGGGGGTTACCTGCCCAATTTTGATGCTGACGGCGAAGGATACCAGTGCCGATAAGGTGCAGGCTCTGGATGCGGGAGCGGATGACTACGTCGTCAAGCCGTTTGATTTTGGTGAATTATGTGCCCGCATTCGGGCTCTGCTGCGTCGCGACAGTCATGTTTCAACCTCTGACCTGCAATGGGGTGACCTGACCTTAAAGCCGGATACTTTTGAAGTCTTTTACGGCGAACATCAGCTGCATACAACGCCAAAGGAATATGCCCTGCTGGAGCTGTTCCTACGCCATCCGAATCAAGTTTTCAGCCTCAATGCCATCATTGAAGACATTTGGTTATTTGAGGATCCACCTAGTGGCGATGCGGTGAGAACGCACATCAAGGGATTACGCCAAAAGCTTAAGGCGGGCGGAGCTCCTAAGAATTTTATTGAGACTGTGTATGGCTTGGGCTATCGCCTGAAGGCTCTGGATTCGGATGTAGTACCGGCTCAAGATATTCTGGCCCCTGAGTCTCAGAAACCTACTGAATCAGAAATCATAGCGGCTGTCGCTAAAGCCTGGGAAGTGCATCAGGGTACGATGCAGGAGCGACTGAACGTATTGGAAGCGGCGGCGGCGGCCATGGATGTGGGGCAACTGAGTGCTGAGCTGCAGCACACAAGCCGATCTCACGCTCATAAACTAGCGGGTTCTTTAGGCTGCTTTGGCTTTTCTGAAGGGTCACGAATTGCCCGTGAACTAGAGCATTTGTTACAACTTGAGGTCCCTTTGATTGGTCAGCATGCCTCGCAGGTCTCTGAACTCGTGCAAAGTCTACGGCAAAATCTGGCCAGTGGCTCCAGCCAGGAGGTTATCTCAGCTGCGATCTCCAGTGCTCCTCAACTGTTGGTTGTGGGGGCGGATGAGTCCCTTAGCCAAAGGCTCACTGATGAAGCGGCGGCAGTGGGTATCCGTAGCATGGGGACGACTAACCTGACCCAGGCGCATGCAATCTTGCAGGCTCACGCCCCGGCTGGAGTGCTGCTATGGCTGGATCAGGCACATTTTGAGGAGGGGATGTTATTTCTAGAGGCGATCGCTCAATGCTCGGATAAAATCCCGGTGCTGATGGTGACCGATATTCAAGATTTTCAGCAGCGGCTGCAGATGGTGCAGCAAGGAGCAGATGTCATTCTTCCCACTTCAACAGCTCCCCGACACGCCGTCAAGACTGTGCAGCAGACCTTACAAATAGATCGCACCTCCTACAAAATTGTGGTGGTGGATGATGATGTAGAGGTTTTAGACTTTCTGCGAACCCTCTTATTGCCTTGGGGGATTCAACCCACGACCCTAGACGATCCGTCCCAGCTCTGGAGTACTTTGGAGGCTGTGCAGCCGCAGTTACTTGTGTTAGATGTGGAAATGCCCGAGGCGAATGGTTTAGAACTCTGCCAGGTTTTGCGAGCCGATGAAAAATGGCGGCATTTGCCCGTGTTATTTCTTACAGTGCATAAGGATGATAAGACCCAACAACAAGCTTTCAACGTAGGGGCGGATGACTTCATCAGTAAGTCGGCGATGACCACAGGGTTACCAAACAGGATTGTCAATCGATTGCAGCGAGCTGCCCTTAACGGCACGGCGCGATCTCAGCTGTAA